The sequence ATATTATTTTCTTTATAATAGTTATTTAACGGATTAAAAATCTAAGGAATTATAACATATTATTTTTTTAAGGTCAATTTAATTCGTATCAAAACAGTACCAAGTATATAGTATCAAGTATCGAGTGAAAAAAGAGAAAGAAAAGATAGAAAAAAAGTAACATTCTTCTTTCTGCGGTTATTACCTTAAGATTTTCGGCTAACTAAAATATTTTAGGTTGTGAATTAAGTATTTTATTAAATATCTTGTTCTTTAATAGAATTTAAAAATTCCTGATTTGTCTTAGTCTTTTTTAATTTATTAATCACTAATTTTACCGCACCGAGAGTGGATTGAGAAGACAAGGCTCGCCTTAATAGCCATATTTTTTGCAAATCTTCCTTCTTCAGCAATAGTTCTTCTTTTCGAGTACCTGATTTCCTGATATCAATCGCGGGAAATATTCTATTTTCGGAAAGTTCTCTATCTAACCTCAATTCCATATTTCCAGTACCTTTAAACTCTTCAAATATTACATCATCCATTCTGCTACCTGTTTCTATTAAAGCAGTAGCAAGTATAGTTAAACTGCCTCCCTCTTCAATATTTCTCGCAGCCCCAAAAAATCTTTTGGGCAAATAAAGAGCACTTGAATCCAAACCTCCGGAAAGAGTTTTACCGCTGGTAGGAATAGTTTGATTGTAAGCCCGTGCCAACCTGGTAATACTATCTAACAATATGACCACGTCTTTCTTTTGTTCCACTAATCTTTTAGCTCTTTCCAAAACAATTTCCGCAACTTTTATATGATTAGTGACCGGCTGATCGAAGGTAGAGCTAATTACTTCGGCTTTGACCGATCTTTGCATACCAGTAACCTCTTCCGGTCTTTCATCAACTAATAAAATCATCAGGTTTATCTCCGGATGATTAATCGTAATTCCGTTAGCAATTTTTTCTAATAAAATTGTCTTACCTGCTTTCGGAGGGGATACTATTAGTCCTCGCTGACCCTTACCGACCGGAGAAAATATATCAATAATACGAGTGGATATGCTGTTTGATTTATTTTCTAACTTAATCATCTTTTCAGGGAAAAGAGGAGTAAGATTTTCAAAATCAATTCTTTCTTTAGAGAGCTCTGCATCTTCATGATTAACTGCTTCAATTTTTAGCAAAGCATAATATCTTTCTCCTTCTTTTGGTGGTCTGACTTGTCCCGATACCAGATCTCCGATGCTAAGATTAAATCTTCTTATTTGAGAAGGGGAAATATAAATATCGTTTTCACTGGGTAAATACCCCCCTGTTCTCAAAAAACCAAATCCCTCGTCCATAATTTCCAAAATCCCCTCAGAAAACATATAACCTTTTTTCTCTGTTTCAGCTTGTAAAATTTTAAAGATTAGATCCATCTTTTTTATTCTGGAAAAGTTATTAATATTGTATTCTTGAGCAATTTTACATAAATCGTTAATCTTTTTTTCTTTCAATTCTGTTAAAAGCAAACTGCAAGACCTCCCTTTACATATATAGTTAAATTTTATTGATATTTTTATAATAAATATTCATTTTAAATTAAACAAACAATAAGAAAATAATAAAACATAGTTAGTGCAAGAAGTGGTT comes from Candidatus Atribacteria bacterium and encodes:
- a CDS encoding transcription termination factor Rho; translated protein: MLLTELKEKKINDLCKIAQEYNINNFSRIKKMDLIFKILQAETEKKGYMFSEGILEIMDEGFGFLRTGGYLPSENDIYISPSQIRRFNLSIGDLVSGQVRPPKEGERYYALLKIEAVNHEDAELSKERIDFENLTPLFPEKMIKLENKSNSISTRIIDIFSPVGKGQRGLIVSPPKAGKTILLEKIANGITINHPEINLMILLVDERPEEVTGMQRSVKAEVISSTFDQPVTNHIKVAEIVLERAKRLVEQKKDVVILLDSITRLARAYNQTIPTSGKTLSGGLDSSALYLPKRFFGAARNIEEGGSLTILATALIETGSRMDDVIFEEFKGTGNMELRLDRELSENRIFPAIDIRKSGTRKEELLLKKEDLQKIWLLRRALSSQSTLGAVKLVINKLKKTKTNQEFLNSIKEQDI